Proteins from a genomic interval of Zingiber officinale cultivar Zhangliang chromosome 2A, Zo_v1.1, whole genome shotgun sequence:
- the LOC122040970 gene encoding inactive leucine-rich repeat receptor-like protein kinase CORYNE yields the protein MLELVENVEGKRVKKRSFGGFPMGGKNPSKTLSLVFLTLFAIEACAQVPQSEAPVASPLSKAPPKFAHNVRLRRMILGALFGSLTGFVASLLFLLSVRLLLLCACRPPILKGPVVFSPAISPKALQSALSGDAQSIPNGKYYRVVLEDSGLTVAAKRLLLGATDAGPPANSDSHKRRVQHELELLARVKHRNVMSLRAYIREQEHVWLVYDYLAGGSLEETMVNVRADQLKLAWDVRHRIAVGIAKGLRYLHFECGRRILHYSLKPSNVMLEEGCEPRLADFGLAMLANYRMDAPSTAYYAAPECFQSCRYTEKSDIYSFGMILGVLLTGKDPSHPFFAGETGRGSLGRWIRHLQQVGEARQALDVAMLGEELEEEEMLMAIRIAIVCMSDLPADRPSSDELVSMLTQLHSF from the exons ATGTTGGAGCTCGTGGAGAATGTTGAAGGGAAAAGAGTAAAGAAAAG GTCTTTTGGCGGTTTCCCTATGGGCGGCAAGAACCCTAGCAAAACCCTCTCCCTCGTCTTCCTCACCTTGTTCGCCATCGAAGCCTGCGCGCAAGTTCCGCAATCCGAGGCGCCGGTGGCTTCTCCCCTTTCCAAGGCGCCCCCCAAATTCGCCCACAATGTCCGCCTTCGCCGGATGATCCTCGGTGCCCTCTTCGGCTCCCTCACCGGCTTCGTCGcctcccttctcttcctcctctccgtccgcctcctcctcctctgcgCCTGCCGTCCTCCCATTCTCAAAGGCCCCGTCGTCTTCTCCCCTGCTATCTCCCCCAAAGCTCTCCAATCCGCTCTATCCGGCGACGCCCAGTCGATTCCCAACGGGAAGTACTACAGAGTCGTCCTCGAAGACTCCGGGCTCACCGTAGCGGCCAAGAGGCTCCTGCTGGGCGCCACCGACGCCGGGCCACCGGCGAACTCCGACTCCCACAAGCGCAGAGTGCAGCACGAGCTCGAACTGCTCGCGAGGGTGAAGCACCGGAACGTGATGAGCTTGAGGGCGTATATCCGAGAGCAGGAGCACGTGTGGCTGGTCTACGACTACCTCGCCGGAGGAAGCCTGGAGGAGACGATGGTAAATGTGCGCGCGGATCAGCTGAAACTCGCTTGGGACGTCAGGCATCGAATCGCCGTCGGCATAGCCAAGGGCCTAAGGTACCTCCACTTCGAGTGTGGCCGGAGAATTCTGCACTACAGCTTGAAGCCGTCGAATGTGATGCTTGAGGAAGGGTGTGAGCCAAGACTAGCAGACTTTGGACTGGCAATGCTCGCAAACTATCGCATGGACGCACCGAGCACTGCTTACTACGCTGCCCCTGAGTGTTTCCAAAGTTGCAG GTACACAGAGAAGAGTGACATATATAGCTTCGGGATGATCCTGGGCGTGCTTCTCACCGGAAAAGATCCATCCCACCCGTTCTTCGCCGGAGAAACAGGGAGAGGCAGCTTGGGAAGGTGGATCAGGCATCTGCAGCAAGTAGGAGAGGCACGACAGGCCTTGGACGTGGCTATGCTTGgcgaagagcttgaggaagaagagatgctgATGGCAATCAGAATTGCTATTGTCTGCATGTCTGATTTGCCGGCCGACAGGCCATCCAGCGATGAGCTGGTGTCAATGCTTACTCAACTACATAGCTTCTGA